A window of the Cannabis sativa cultivar Pink pepper isolate KNU-18-1 chromosome X, ASM2916894v1, whole genome shotgun sequence genome harbors these coding sequences:
- the LOC133032301 gene encoding uncharacterized protein LOC133032301, with protein sequence MTSNISESLNAANLAARELPITTLLECLRALVQKWTHTNRKKAHNIFTKLAPPGEDILLKNYTYSLNLEVKATTDYLFEVTRMKESSEVDLKERTCTCNMFKIDEMPYGHAMAVMREMNMDPYNYWTVYPIGNQSEWEVPEEVKDIIVLPPHERVKSGRSKTLRRKAGWENDQHKKCSKCGELGHNKRTCSRRRRRE encoded by the exons ATGACCTCAAACATATCAGAATCACTGAACGCCGCAAATCTAGCAGCAAGGGAGCTGCCAATTACAACACTGCTAGAATGCTTGAGAGCATTGGTACAAAAATGGACACATACTAATAGGAAAAAAGCACACAACATCTTTACTAAGCTGGCACCACCTGGAGAAGACATACTGCTGAAAAATTACACATACTCATTGAACCTGGAG gttaaagcAACAACAGATTACTTGTTTGAGGTAACAAGAATGAAAGAATCGTCGGAAGTAGACCTCAAAGAAAGAACATGCACGTGCAACATGTTCAAAATAGATGAAATGCCCTACGGACACGCCATGGCTGTGATGAGGGAGATGAACATGGACCCATATAACTACT GGACAGTGTACCCAATAGGAAACCAAAGTGAGTGGGAAGTACCGGAAGAAGTGAAAGACATTATAGTCTTGCCTCCGCATGAAAGGGTTAAATCTGGAAGATCAAAAACATTAAGAAGGAAAGCTGGATGGGAAAATGATCAACACAAAAAGTGCAGCAAATGTGGGGAGCTGGGGCATAACAAGAGAACATGCAGCAGAAGGCGTAGAAgggaataa